The nucleotide sequence GTCGCCGCTTTGGCGCTGTGTTGTCTGTTGGTGGCCTATTCGCCAGCCCAAGCCGACGACGCAGAAAAGCCTGCATCCGCAGCTCCGGTTGAAACGGGCTACTGGGTCGCCAACGAACATGAACTGGCCGACCTGAACGTCGAGCTCGGCATCGCCGGCTACTTCAAGCTTGGTAGCTGGACCGAAGTCCGACTTTCGGTTGCCGCAGAGCCATTCGCCGAAGATCCAACGCTGGCGATTATCGCCCTCGATAGCGATGGCGTTCCGACCGAAGTGATCGCCCCGGCTCCCCAGCGAACCGGCGATCAGTTGAATTACCGGATTCCCGTGAAGATCGGTCGACGCAGCTCGAACTTGCAAATCGAGTTTGTCTCCGGCGAAGGAAGCAGTCAAAAGACAACGATCCGCGAAGTTCCCATTTCGCAGTTGGCGACCCCGATCCTGGCGTCCGACAGTATCTTTCTGCAGTTCGGCCCCGACTTTGGACTGCGCGATGCGGTCCAGCGTTACGCCTCGCAACTTTCGGGAGCGACCACCATCGTCCCGGTGACTCGGTTTGAAGAGCTGCCAGATCAGTGGTACATGCTGGAAGGGATCGACCAGATTTTCTGGATCGCCAACGATCCGAACATTACGACCGCCATCAGCCCAAGTCAGTTTGCGGCGATCGATATGTGGCTGAAGCAGGGGGGAAACATGACCCTGTCCGTTGGCACCGGTGCCGAAGAGCTGATCGCCGCCGATAAGCCCCTGGCAGCATTTGTCCCTGGTACGTTCCGCAGCCGGTACGACCTTCGCAGCTCGACCGAAATGGAAGCGATGGTCAACGGCGTTTCGCGTGTCGATCGTCCGGTTGAAAAACCGCTGCCGATTTCAATCATCGAAAACCCACGCGGCAAGGTTCGCATTCAGGAAGGCTCGCGTCAGTTGAGCTATCCGCTGTGGATCCAGAACGCCAATGGCTTTGGCATGGTTAACTTCTTTGCGTTTGATCTGTCTGCCGAGCCGATGGCCAAGTGGCCAGGCCGCGATCCGCTGCTGAAGCTACTGCTCGATAGCGTCAGCGATCGCCTGGAAGAGTCGAAGGTCAACATGCAGGGCGGCACCAGCGTGGCCCACTATGGCTACACCGATATCGCCGGGCAACTCCGGCTGGCACTCGATCAGTTCCCTGGCGTCCGCAACGTTTCGTTCTTCCTGGTCGGGGCGATCATCGTGGTCTACCTCGCCTTGATCGGTCCTGGCGACTACTTCTTCCTGCGTCGTTTCGGCCTGCGGATGGAGTGGACCTGGGTCACGTTCCCGGCATTGATTCTGCTGGCCTGCGTTGGCATCTGGAGCATGGCGACCTGGTCGAAAGGGACCAGCTTGAAGCTGAACCAGGTCAATATTCTGGACATCGACCTGGAAAGCAAGCTCGTCCGCTCGACGACCTGGTTCCATTTGTTCAGCCCGGTATCGAAGCGTTATGAACTGAGCCTGACGCCAACTTCAGTTCCTTCCGACGACTGGAATCAACTGGTGAGTTGGCAAGGCCTGGCCGGCTCGGGTCTCGGCGGCATGAGTGCCCGTCAGTCGATTTCCACGGTACCAACTCCGTACGACATCGACTTCCAAACCGACGCCGGCAGCACGCAGGTCTCGCTGGAAGGTCTTCCGATTCAGGTCTGGTCCTCCAAGACGTTGGCCGCACGCGGCTGGGGCAAATTGAATCCGGTTGAATACGAACCATTGCAGGAACGCGAGAGCCAGTTGGTCGAAGGGGTAATCACCAATCCGACCGATATGGACCTGACCGACTGCTACTTGTTTCATGGTCGCTGGGCATTCTTTATTGCTCGTCTGCCGGCCGGCGGAACGGCTCGGATTGTCCCTGGTCAGGCCGCGCAAAATACCGAGAAGGTCCTGAAGCGTCGTCGCGTTCAGGAATCGACCGATGGCGGCGAGAACTGGGACCGGCAAAGCACCGATGTGCCTCGCATCGTGGAGCTGATCATGTTCCACAGTGCTGCCGGCGGTCGCAGCTACACCAACCTCAGCAACCGGGTCCAAGGCTATGTCGACCTGTCGTCGCACATAGAAGGAGACCGGGCCGTGCTGGTGGGCAAAGTCGAGCATCCGCCAATCGACGTTCAGATCGATGGCCAGACTATCGACCCGAGCGAGTCGCAATCGTGGTCGTACGTCCGGATCGTCGTCCCCGTTCAAAAACGTAGTTCGAGTGAAAAGATAGCGCAGCAATGATCAAGACCGTCGATCTGACTAAGAAGTACGGCGATTTCTTCGCGATCAAGGGAATCGAGCTCGATCTCGCCCAGGGAGACGTGTTTGGCTTCATCGGTCCTAACGGTGCCGGTAAGACAACCACCATGCGAATTATCGCCACGCTGCTCAATCCGACCTGGGGTGAAGCCTACGTTTGTGGCAATTCGATCTATACCAAGCCGAAAGAAATTCGCCGGCTAGTCGGTTACATGCCTGACTTCTTCGGTGTGTACGACGACATGAAGGTGATCGAGTACCTCGAGTTCTTCGCCGCCGCCTATCGTATTAACGGGGCCGAACGGACGAAGGTCTGCAACGAGATGCTCGAACTGGTCGATCTCGAATTCAAACGCAACGCTTTCGCCAACACGCTCTCGCGCGGGCAAACGCAACGTCTGGGCCTGGCCCGTGTGATGCTTCACAACCCACAAGTTCTACTGCTGGACGAACCTGCGAGTGGTCTCGATCCGCGAGCTCGTATTCAGATGCGAAACCTGCTGAAGCGGCTTCGCGACATGGGCAAGACGATCATCGTTTCCAGCCACATTCTGCCGGAACTGGCTGACGTGTGTAACAAGATCGGTATCATCGATCGTGGCGTGCTGGAAGTGAATGCTTCGGTCGCCGAGGTGATGACGCGGGTGAAGCAGAAGACGACCTTGCTGGTTTCGGTCCGTGGCGATAACGACGCCGCCGGCAAAGTGCTAGAACAAGCCGAGATCGTCGAGTCGATCGAATCACGCGTCGACCATCTGTTGGTCACACTCAAGAAGGACGAGGAAGACTACAGCGATCTTCCGACGATGCTGGTCCAGCAGGGATACAAGATCACGATGTTCCGTGAAGAAGAAATCAACCTCGAGTCGGCCTTCATGGCACTGACCAAGGGGATGGGACAGCAGATCGCGACCGAACCGAAAAAAGACGTAGGCTAAGCAGGACGCCTCCAACGCAAATGAACAGAGGCACGGCTTTCCCAATGGTGAGGCCGTGCCTTTGTTCGTTCTTGCCCGCCGTTTTAAGCCAGGCGGACTGGCGCGATCGGAAGGGATGTACTAGTTAGGCAGAATTTGCCTGCGAGGCCCTGCGCAGTCCGATTGGTAAAAAACTGCGGAAAACATCGGTTCCGAAGGGGAGAGGATCTATAATGAGGAAACGTTGGAACCACCACAGCCTCCTGCATCGAACCCCCTCAAAGCGCGATGAAACGACTGTCGTCCCCACTTGCCGTATTGCTGACTGCTTTCTTCCTTTCGACCAGCCTCACCTCGATGGCGATGGCGCGCGATCCTTATGAAGCGGCTCGCAATCACCTGGTGGACACGGCGATCGTGGCGAACGGTGTGAAGAATCCACGCGTGATCGCCGCAATGCGAAACACGATGCGGCACGAGTTCGTTTCCAACAATCAGCGCAACCAGGCCTATTACGACATGGCCTTGCCGATCGGCGAAGACCAGACCATTTCGTCGCCGTTCATCGTGGCGTACATGACCGAGTCGCTCAATCCACAGCCTACCGACAAGGTGCTGGAAATTGGCACCGGCAGTGGTTACCAGGCCGCCGTGCTCGCTCCGCTGGTCCAAGATGTCTACAGTATCGAAATCAAAGAACCGCTCGGCCGAAAAGCGGCCCGAGTGCTGCAAAAGCTGGGCTACGACAACGTTCACACCAAGGTCGGCGATGGCTACCTGGGTTGGCCGCAGTATGCACCGTTCGACAAGATCATCGTGACCTGCTCGCCTGAAAACGTCCCCAAGCCACTGGTCGACCAATTGAAAGAAGGGGGCCTGATGGTGATTCCGGTTGGTGAACGTTATCAGCAAACGCTCGTGCTGTTCACCAAGAAAGATGGCCAGCTCGAAGCCCAGCCGCTGCGTCCGACCCTGTTCGTTCCAATGACGGGCGAAGCGGAAGATCGCCGCCAGGTGAAGCCCGATCCGGCGAATCCTCGCCTCGAAAATGGCGACTTCGAGAAGCCCTTGGCTGAAGATGGCTCGGTCCCTGGTTGGTATTACCAGCGTCAGTTGGAACTGGTGGAAGACAGTAGTGCCCCTGGCGGATCGAAATCGCTGAAACTTTTCAATGAAGATCCAGGTCGCGTTGCACTGGCCCTGCAAGGCATGGGCTTGGACGGTCGCGAAGTGCATCGCCTGCGGATGAAGGCCTGGGTGAAGACGGAGGGGATGGGCCTTGGCCCCGACCGCACCTTGGCACCGATGATTTTAATCTCGTTTTACGACGAGCAGCGACGTGACCTGGGCAAAGCGGCCATCGGCCCATTTGTGGGGTCTATCGACTGGCACGAAGTGGAAAAAGTGGTGAATGTGCCGGCCGCGACCCGGGAAGCACTCTTCCGCGTGAGTACGTTTGGCGCGGTCGGAACGATGTACGTCGATAATCTCAGCGTCGAGGCCGTCCGCTAAATCAGGGGGAACGCAACATCCCCGAACTTCTTTCGCCGGGTGGCTTTACGCAAGTCGAGTCAGGGACTTGACTTGTCTACCCCCGGGACGCTGGGTACGCAATTCTATCTATTCGGCAAATTTTGCCCATTCTCCTTGAATTGAAACCTACACTTGCTAAGTTCTAGTTGGGTAGCGATGGTGCTAGCCTCGCAACGATTGCAAATCACGTGTTTGGAAAACGGTAGTTGGAGTGAATCCGGATATGAAAAGCAGCATTGGCCGAAAATTCGCATTGGCCGGAGCATTGGCATGTGCCGTGATGGTAGCGGGAACGAGCCAGGCTCAGGCCGGTTGGGGTTCGTGGGGATCGAGTGGCGGTTCCAGCGGGGGCTCGAGCGGTGGATCCAGCGGTGGCTCCAGCAGCTCGTATTGGAGCGGCAGCAGCGGTTCCAGTGGTTCGAGCGGCTCCAGCAGTGGTTACTGGTCCGTTGGACCAATTCAGCGTTGGTGGGTTAGCCACCGTGCTGACAAAGTTTACGGCAGCTCGGGCGGTTCGAGCAGCAGCAGCTGGGGTTCCAGCGGCGGCTCGAGCGGTGGCGGTCTGTTTGGTCACCACAAGGTGAAGCGTTCGTGGGGTTCCAGCGGCGGCTCGAGCAGCAGCAGTTGGAGTTCGAGCGGCGGTAGCAGCAGCTCCAGCTATAGCTACGGCAGCAGCGGCGGTTCGAGTGGTGGTAGCAGCGGCACTTACTACTCGGCTCCAGTCGAAGTCGCTCCATCGATGGATGCTCCTTCGATTCCATCCGAAGCTCAGCCATCGGCTCCGATGATTCCAGCTCAGCCAACCGGTTACCGCGGTAATGACGCTGTCATCAACGTCACCGTTCCAGCTGGTGCCAAGATCTACGTCAACGACAAGGTCACTTCCAGCACCGGTACTGTCCGTCGTTTCGTCTCGCGTGACCTGGAACCAGGTTTCAAGTTCGAGTACGAAGTCCGCGCTGAAATGCGTGTCGACGGTCGCTTGGTTCGCGAAGTGAAGACCATCGAAATGACCGCTGGCGACAGCCAGGAAGTCGAATTCAACCTCGATCCATCGGCCATGCCAGAAACGCAGGTCGTCGGTGCTCCGGTTGAAACCAAGGTCACCCTGAACGTTCCAACCAACGCTTCGGTTACCCTGGCCGGCAACGAAATGCGTACCCTCGGCCCTCAGCGAGTGTTCAGCACCGTTGCTCTGGCTGAAGGCGAAACCTGGAAGGATTACGACATCGTCGTGACCATCCTGCGTAACGGCAAGCCAGTTACCCAGCGTAAGACGATCGACCTGACCGGCGGCGACGTCCGCGAAATCAGCTTCGATTTCAACGCCGAATCGGTTGCCTCGCTGTAAGGTTTCCGGTCTCCGGATAAATTGACTAAACCGAAAAGCCCTCGCATTGGATAAACTCCAGGCGAGGGTTTTTTCTTTGCATTTCCGCTGATCCGCACAGCTTCTTTTTCCACGAACCTGTCGGGCGATTTGGCCGATACGATGAGTATCATGAACGATCGCCCTACAACACCAGATCCTTCCACCCAAGCCGCGCCTCCGAAAATCACCTGGAGCGTTGGCTTTCGCCAGTTTGTCAGCCTGCTGTTGCTGCTGCACCTGGTGGCCCTGTTCGTGGGGCCATGTTCTTCGCCCCCCCCAAGCAGTGTCTGGGCTCAACAAGCCGAAGGCTTCATGGCTCCGTACCTGCACGCGACCTTCTTGCGTGGACATGGCTATCGCTTCTTTGCCCCCAACCCAGGACCAAGTCACCTGGTTCGTTACGAACTGCTGGACGAGAACGACCAGGAGATCAGCGAGGGAACCTTCCCAAACCTCGAGGAGCATTGGCCACGTCTGCTGTACCATCGCCACTTCATGATCAGCGAATCGATGTACAACACGTCGAACGTTCCGGACCAGGCCCCACCTGAAGACGCGCCGCCGTTCGTCCACGCTGAATTCCAAACCGCGATCGGGCTGCGAAACGCGTACCTCGATTCGATCGCCAAATACATTGCCCGGCAGCATCCCGAGGCCGCCAAGATTCGGATCGTGATGGTGCAACATGCCATCCCGCTGCCGATCGACGTTGCTAATGGTCGTCCGCTGAACGATCCAGGTCTGTACGAAGAAGTGGTGCTAGGTGTCTACACCGTGCAGCCGGAGGATCACGAATGATTACTGCTTACCTCCGCGAACTGTATGCCGGCGTCCGAGATGGCTGGAATCGCTTCTGGTTCACGCCGACCGATCCGGCCACGTTAGGCCTGGTGCGGATCTTTGGCGGCAGCATGATTCTGTATACCCACCTCGTCTGGTCGATCGACTTGAACGGGTTCATGGGCGAGAGCGGTCGTTTCTCGAACGAACTGGTCAGCCGCATGCATCAGGGAAGTTCGTTCGCGTGGAGCTACCTGCCGCTGTTCGATGGCAACCCCGGCATGCTGTGGCTGGTCCACATCGTGGCGTTGATTGTACTGCTGATGTTCACGCTCGGTTGGTATACCCGCGTCACGTCGGTGCTGGCCTTCATCATTACGGTCAGTTATGCCCATCGCGCCCCGGGGGCGTTGTTTGGCCTCGATCAGGTAAACGTCATGCTGGCGATGTACCTGATGCTGGGCGGGGCAGGGGAGGCCTTCAGTCTCGACCGGCTGCTATTGAAGAGACGCTTTCCGAATCGCAAACTTCCCACGACCAGCACGGCCGCGAACGTTTCGATTCGCTTGATCCAACTGCACATGTGCGTGATCTACTTATTCGCCGGCACCGGAAAGCTGCTGGGGGAAACGTGGTGGGAAGGAACGGCCATCTGGGGAGCGGTCGCCAACAGCGAGTACCAATCGCTCGACATGACCTGGCTGGCGCATTACCCACTTTTCATCGCCGTTCTGACGCAGGTCTCGTTGGCTTGGGAACTGAGCTATTGCGCATTGGTGTGGCCACGATTAACTCGCCCCCTGGTCGTTGCGATGGCAATCCCGTTGCACTTGGGAATCGCTGTCTGCATGGGGATGATTACGTTTGGTCTCGCCATGCTGATTGGCAACCTGGCGTTTGTCAGCCCGTGGGTGATTCGGGAAGTTGAGGCCGGCATCCGGAAACGTCTGGCCAAGCCAACCGAGGAACAAGCGGCTGCGGCTTAAGATCACCCGATGGATGGTAACGGTCCGGTTTCCAGGTGAAATCACTTGAAATTCTGAAAGAATTCTTCTCGACCAGCCTCGAAGCTAATACTATCAGGCGTCGGCCTTTACACCGATTTGCCCCGCAGCGGGTAGGGCACCATTGCCAGCCTACCGCCCGAACGAACCCCATTACGCGTTGATGTGTCCTGGGGCGAGAATCTATAATGCGGGTTTACCGTGGATGCCCGCATCCCCACATGTAGTTTGTCTAACCCCATAGGTACTTTCCCGTGTACGAGAATCTGGCCATTGTTGGAGCCACCGGAGCCGTAGGACGACTGATCCGTCAACTGTTGGAAGAACGCAAGTTCCCCTACAAAACGATCAAATTCCTGGCCACGAAACGCTCTGCCGGCACAGAAATCACGTTCAACGGTGAAACGCACATCGTCGAAGAAATGACTCCCGAGTCGTTCAAGGGTATCGATATCGCGATCGGTAGCACCCCCGACGAAGCCGCCGCCGAGTTCGCCCCATGGGCGGTCGCCGCTGGCTGTATCGTCGTCGACGAAAGTGGTTACTGGCGCATGAAGGAAGACGTGCCGCTGGTCGTGCCGGAAGTGAATCCGGAAGCGATCCAGAACCACAAAGGCATCATTAGCAGCCCGAACTGCTCGACCACGCAGATGGTCGTCGCCATGAAGCCGCTGCACGACGCCGCCAAGATCAAGCGCGTCGTTGTTTCGACCTATCAGGCCACCAGCGGCGCCGGTGTCGTCGGTGAAGAAGACCTGGTCGAAGGTGCCAAGGCGGTTCTGAACGGCAGCGACTACCAATACAAAGCCTTCAAGCACCAGATCGCCTTCAATCTGATTCCTCAGATCGGCGGACCAAAGTACGAAGGTTACACCTCGGAAGAAATGAAGATGGTGTACGAGACCCGCAAGATCTTCGGCGACGAATCGATCCAGGTCTGCCCAACGTGCGTTCGCGTTCCCGTGACCAATTGCCACAGCGAAAGCATCCTGGTCGAAACCGAACGTCCGATCTCTGCAGAAGAAGCTCGTGAGCTGTTCGAGAAGGCCGATGGCATCACCGTGGTCGACGACCTCGGGGCAGGGGAGTACCCAATGCCTAAGACCTGCACCGGCAAGAACGAAGTCTTCATCGGTCGTATCCGTAAAGACATCTCGTGCGAGAACGGTTTGACCTTCTGGTGCGTGAGCGACAACCTGCGAAAGGGTGCCGCCACCAACGCTGTTCAAATTGCGGAACTTCTGGTTCGCAGTTCGGCCGCCGTCTAGTCAGGGCGAGCCATGGAACAGTCGGATCATGCAGCGGCCCACGCGACTGGCCGCTGCATCAAGCTGACGGTCGCTTACGACGGGACCCACTATCACGGATGGCAACGTCAACCGACCGGTCCCACGATCCAAGCGGCACTTGAAGCCGCCATCAACAGCATCTCCGGCGAACAAGTTCATATCGTCGGAAGTGGTCGCACCGATGCCGGCGTGCATGCCTGGGGACAAGTCGCCAGCTTTCATACGCACTCGAATCTGCCGGCCGATGTCTTTCGTAAAGCATTGAATGCGAAACTGCCGGAAGACATTGTCGTTCGTCACGCGTGCGATGTTC is from Bremerella sp. JC817 and encodes:
- a CDS encoding aspartate-semialdehyde dehydrogenase, translating into MYENLAIVGATGAVGRLIRQLLEERKFPYKTIKFLATKRSAGTEITFNGETHIVEEMTPESFKGIDIAIGSTPDEAAAEFAPWAVAAGCIVVDESGYWRMKEDVPLVVPEVNPEAIQNHKGIISSPNCSTTQMVVAMKPLHDAAKIKRVVVSTYQATSGAGVVGEEDLVEGAKAVLNGSDYQYKAFKHQIAFNLIPQIGGPKYEGYTSEEMKMVYETRKIFGDESIQVCPTCVRVPVTNCHSESILVETERPISAEEARELFEKADGITVVDDLGAGEYPMPKTCTGKNEVFIGRIRKDISCENGLTFWCVSDNLRKGAATNAVQIAELLVRSSAAV
- a CDS encoding ABC transporter ATP-binding protein yields the protein MIKTVDLTKKYGDFFAIKGIELDLAQGDVFGFIGPNGAGKTTTMRIIATLLNPTWGEAYVCGNSIYTKPKEIRRLVGYMPDFFGVYDDMKVIEYLEFFAAAYRINGAERTKVCNEMLELVDLEFKRNAFANTLSRGQTQRLGLARVMLHNPQVLLLDEPASGLDPRARIQMRNLLKRLRDMGKTIIVSSHILPELADVCNKIGIIDRGVLEVNASVAEVMTRVKQKTTLLVSVRGDNDAAGKVLEQAEIVESIESRVDHLLVTLKKDEEDYSDLPTMLVQQGYKITMFREEEINLESAFMALTKGMGQQIATEPKKDVG
- a CDS encoding TIGR03000 domain-containing protein, with translation MKSSIGRKFALAGALACAVMVAGTSQAQAGWGSWGSSGGSSGGSSGGSSGGSSSSYWSGSSGSSGSSGSSSGYWSVGPIQRWWVSHRADKVYGSSGGSSSSSWGSSGGSSGGGLFGHHKVKRSWGSSGGSSSSSWSSSGGSSSSSYSYGSSGGSSGGSSGTYYSAPVEVAPSMDAPSIPSEAQPSAPMIPAQPTGYRGNDAVINVTVPAGAKIYVNDKVTSSTGTVRRFVSRDLEPGFKFEYEVRAEMRVDGRLVREVKTIEMTAGDSQEVEFNLDPSAMPETQVVGAPVETKVTLNVPTNASVTLAGNEMRTLGPQRVFSTVALAEGETWKDYDIVVTILRNGKPVTQRKTIDLTGGDVREISFDFNAESVASL
- a CDS encoding HTTM domain-containing protein, with protein sequence MITAYLRELYAGVRDGWNRFWFTPTDPATLGLVRIFGGSMILYTHLVWSIDLNGFMGESGRFSNELVSRMHQGSSFAWSYLPLFDGNPGMLWLVHIVALIVLLMFTLGWYTRVTSVLAFIITVSYAHRAPGALFGLDQVNVMLAMYLMLGGAGEAFSLDRLLLKRRFPNRKLPTTSTAANVSIRLIQLHMCVIYLFAGTGKLLGETWWEGTAIWGAVANSEYQSLDMTWLAHYPLFIAVLTQVSLAWELSYCALVWPRLTRPLVVAMAIPLHLGIAVCMGMITFGLAMLIGNLAFVSPWVIREVEAGIRKRLAKPTEEQAAAA
- a CDS encoding protein-L-isoaspartate(D-aspartate) O-methyltransferase, which codes for MKRLSSPLAVLLTAFFLSTSLTSMAMARDPYEAARNHLVDTAIVANGVKNPRVIAAMRNTMRHEFVSNNQRNQAYYDMALPIGEDQTISSPFIVAYMTESLNPQPTDKVLEIGTGSGYQAAVLAPLVQDVYSIEIKEPLGRKAARVLQKLGYDNVHTKVGDGYLGWPQYAPFDKIIVTCSPENVPKPLVDQLKEGGLMVIPVGERYQQTLVLFTKKDGQLEAQPLRPTLFVPMTGEAEDRRQVKPDPANPRLENGDFEKPLAEDGSVPGWYYQRQLELVEDSSAPGGSKSLKLFNEDPGRVALALQGMGLDGREVHRLRMKAWVKTEGMGLGPDRTLAPMILISFYDEQRRDLGKAAIGPFVGSIDWHEVEKVVNVPAATREALFRVSTFGAVGTMYVDNLSVEAVR